From a region of the Fimbriiglobus ruber genome:
- a CDS encoding translation initiation factor IF-1 yields the protein MDEELYAVIQECLPCTHFTVELKSGQRLRVSLARRVVHKRNIPRLLPGDEVTVEISPFDPGIGRIIGLRPPANNSNC from the coding sequence ATGGATGAGGAACTGTATGCCGTCATTCAAGAGTGTTTACCCTGCACTCACTTTACCGTGGAGCTAAAAAGCGGGCAAAGGCTTCGAGTGAGTCTTGCCCGCAGGGTCGTTCATAAAAGGAACATCCCGAGGCTACTTCCCGGCGATGAGGTTACGGTCGAAATAAGTCCGTTCGACCCCGGCATCGGCCGGATCATTGGTCTTCGACCGCCAGCAAACAACTCAAACTGTTGA
- the dapA gene encoding 4-hydroxy-tetrahydrodipicolinate synthase: protein MLLKGIIPPVVTPLRADESLDLDGLRAHIDFLLGKGVHGIFVLGTTGEFYALSEDEKQAVVACAVTHVNGRSRVYAGTGAETTREVVRLTKMAEKEGADGVSVITPYFIKPSQAELIDHFRRVADSTSKPVVLYNNPATCGGVSIEPDTVARLAETPHIVGIKDSSGDLQNTIELIKVTPRDKFAVLNGRDTLLLAALMFGASGAIPATCNIAPEFCVGIYESFTKGDLPAARRYQDLLAPVRLALTLATGNGAVKEAMALLGRPAGPNRGPISALPADKREKLKAILTKVELM, encoded by the coding sequence ATGTTGTTAAAGGGTATCATCCCCCCCGTTGTCACCCCTCTGCGTGCCGACGAGTCGCTCGACCTGGACGGCTTGCGCGCCCACATCGATTTCTTGCTCGGCAAGGGCGTCCATGGCATCTTTGTCCTCGGCACCACCGGCGAGTTCTACGCGCTCTCCGAAGACGAGAAGCAGGCGGTCGTCGCGTGTGCGGTGACGCACGTCAATGGCCGCAGCCGGGTTTACGCGGGGACGGGAGCCGAGACGACGCGGGAAGTCGTGCGACTTACGAAAATGGCCGAGAAGGAAGGGGCGGACGGCGTGTCCGTCATCACGCCGTACTTCATCAAGCCGTCGCAGGCCGAATTGATCGATCACTTCCGCCGCGTCGCGGACAGCACCTCGAAGCCGGTCGTCCTCTACAACAATCCCGCCACCTGCGGCGGCGTTAGCATCGAGCCCGACACGGTCGCGCGGCTCGCGGAAACGCCCCACATCGTCGGCATCAAAGACTCGTCCGGCGACCTGCAGAACACCATCGAACTGATCAAAGTCACGCCGCGCGACAAGTTCGCCGTCCTCAACGGCCGCGACACCCTGCTCCTCGCCGCGCTCATGTTCGGGGCGAGCGGGGCCATCCCCGCGACGTGTAACATCGCCCCGGAATTCTGCGTGGGCATTTACGAGTCGTTTACGAAGGGCGATCTGCCCGCCGCCCGGCGATACCAGGATCTGCTCGCGCCGGTTCGCCTCGCGTTGACGCTGGCCACGGGCAACGGGGCCGTGAAAGAAGCGATGGCGTTGCTCGGCCGGCCGGCCGGGCCGAATCGGGGGCCGATTTCCGCGTTGCCCGCGGACAAGCGCGAAAAGCTGAAGGCGATTTTGACAAAGGTGGAACTGATGTGA
- a CDS encoding Ig-like domain repeat protein, which yields MPVKPSLVRLEERSTPAVFGTASVVPLTSLITTPVTETLCDVNGTTGPALVIGGASASSGALVEVYLGNGSGGFSSAPSARIDLDSGLIGSLLGLGAKIQSVATGDVNGDGKTDIVVTIGGGLGELLGSKVVTLLGNGDGTFQQPFSQNLLSLTGLLSTGPLNTVVGDLTGTGGLGMLVQNSSGSLTGVLGGATGLVGSILGNLLPSGTSGLSSVAPVITDLTGSGSSILSLATSGGQTGVSILNAIGNGNFLSGGFIPLPAGSNPVGLAAVDLNGDGKKDIVVADANGTLDVAPGGGSGFTFGPPINLSGLVGGLSGLVNANVNIGGVADLGLVDAKNGLVYLATGKGDGSGGVSVNVQTPLNLGSTPLNLSLGNLTGNALPDLVAQLGNGDIMVALDAGTTTTTTLVSSANPAPAGHTVTLTATTTASDGSIPSGTVTFMDGATVLGTAPLDGTGTAILTISSLAAGTHSITAQFAASAAFGASTSPAVSEVIDASSAVSTSISLTSSAASVTFGQLTTLTATVTATDGSIPNGTVTFYNGTTPLITLPLDLTGKAVLTTAALPVGTLALSAQFNGNAAYSLSSSTILSQLIAPVTISTTVTLSGSANLLSLGSLLTLTADVTATDNSLPSGTISFFDGTNLLTTLPVGLLGDTTLALSVLGLGSHTLTAQFNANSPYVSSDSNTISADITLATSPPVTPPVTPPVTPPVTPPVTPPVTPPVTPPVTPPVTPPVTPPVTPPVTPPVTPPVTPPVTPPVTPPVTPPVTPPVTPPIVPPVSPPVSPPVSPPVTPPVTPPVVPPVSPPVTVSPPVSPPVSPPVSPPVSPPVSPPVSPPVSPPVSPPVSPPVSPPASPPASPPVSPPITAPSTSAADKLSNILVLSGTADGSAHTYQFGVTSSGVSATPLSTFTPFPGYTGAVRSVVGDFNGDGVEDTAYVVGPGGGSLVRVIDGATGKDLLTAGTVSTYEAGFTGGLFAAAADFSGTGRDDLIVSPDDGGGGRIQVFSIANGILTQVANFFGINDTNFRGGARVATGDINDDGVPDLVVTAGTGGGPRVAVFDGKSIASGSSNPNRLVPDFFAFNGADTGNLRDGAYVAVGDVNGDGYADLVFGAGPGGGPRVFILDGKTLMTEGSAAAAADPIANFFTSGDASDRGGVRVATKEATGGTAADLVVGSGEGMPSQVWVYSHTTLTSAIAGVPPVSYGFDPFGSQSLADGIYVG from the coding sequence ATGCCAGTCAAGCCGTCACTCGTCCGTCTGGAAGAACGGTCCACGCCCGCGGTCTTCGGCACGGCATCCGTGGTGCCACTCACCAGCCTGATTACCACCCCCGTCACCGAGACGCTTTGCGACGTGAACGGGACGACCGGCCCGGCCCTCGTGATCGGCGGGGCGAGCGCGTCGAGCGGGGCACTCGTCGAAGTGTACCTCGGCAACGGCTCCGGCGGGTTCTCGTCGGCGCCGTCGGCCCGGATCGATCTCGACTCCGGCCTGATCGGGTCCCTGCTCGGCCTGGGTGCGAAAATCCAATCCGTCGCGACCGGGGACGTGAACGGGGATGGGAAAACGGACATCGTCGTCACCATCGGGGGCGGGTTGGGCGAACTGCTCGGCTCAAAGGTCGTCACCCTGCTCGGGAACGGCGACGGGACGTTCCAGCAGCCGTTCAGCCAAAATCTCCTGAGCCTCACCGGTCTACTTTCGACCGGCCCACTCAACACCGTCGTCGGCGACCTGACCGGGACCGGCGGCCTCGGCATGCTGGTTCAGAACAGCTCCGGCAGCCTGACGGGTGTCCTCGGCGGGGCGACCGGACTCGTCGGTTCGATCCTGGGCAACCTCCTGCCGTCGGGGACGAGCGGGCTGAGCAGCGTCGCCCCGGTCATTACCGACCTGACGGGCAGCGGGAGTTCGATTCTCAGCCTGGCGACCAGCGGCGGTCAGACCGGCGTCTCGATCCTGAATGCCATCGGCAACGGGAATTTCCTGTCCGGCGGCTTCATCCCGCTCCCGGCCGGCAGCAATCCCGTCGGCCTGGCCGCCGTCGACCTGAACGGCGACGGAAAGAAGGACATCGTCGTCGCCGACGCGAACGGGACACTCGACGTAGCCCCCGGCGGTGGCAGTGGCTTTACATTCGGACCGCCGATCAACCTGAGCGGGTTGGTCGGCGGGTTGAGCGGGCTCGTGAACGCCAACGTAAACATTGGTGGGGTAGCCGACCTGGGGCTCGTTGACGCGAAAAACGGGCTGGTCTACCTGGCGACCGGCAAGGGCGACGGGTCCGGCGGAGTCTCGGTCAACGTCCAGACCCCGCTCAACTTGGGCAGCACGCCGTTGAATCTGAGCCTGGGGAACCTGACGGGCAACGCACTGCCCGACCTGGTCGCCCAACTCGGCAACGGCGACATCATGGTGGCTCTGGACGCCGGAACGACGACCACCACCACCCTCGTGAGTTCGGCCAACCCCGCCCCAGCCGGGCACACCGTCACCCTGACGGCCACGACCACGGCGTCCGACGGCAGTATCCCCAGCGGGACCGTCACGTTCATGGACGGGGCCACAGTCCTCGGCACCGCCCCGCTCGACGGGACGGGTACCGCGATCCTCACGATCAGTTCCCTGGCCGCCGGCACCCATTCGATAACCGCCCAATTCGCGGCCTCCGCGGCGTTCGGAGCCAGCACTTCGCCCGCCGTGTCCGAGGTAATCGACGCGAGCAGCGCGGTTTCGACGTCGATCTCGCTAACGAGTTCGGCCGCTTCGGTCACGTTCGGCCAACTGACGACCCTGACGGCGACCGTCACCGCGACCGACGGCAGTATCCCGAACGGGACCGTCACGTTCTACAACGGCACGACCCCACTCATCACCCTGCCGTTGGATCTCACCGGAAAGGCCGTCCTGACGACGGCCGCCCTACCCGTCGGGACGCTCGCTCTGTCAGCCCAGTTCAACGGGAACGCGGCCTACAGCCTCAGTTCGTCGACCATCTTGTCCCAGCTGATTGCGCCGGTGACGATCTCGACGACGGTCACTCTTTCGGGTTCGGCGAATCTCCTCTCTCTGGGTTCGTTACTCACGTTGACGGCCGACGTCACGGCGACCGACAACAGCCTCCCGAGCGGAACGATTTCCTTCTTCGACGGTACTAACCTGCTGACGACGTTGCCTGTCGGGCTGTTGGGTGACACCACGCTCGCTCTTTCCGTCCTGGGCCTCGGTTCACACACCCTGACCGCCCAGTTCAACGCGAACTCGCCGTATGTGTCGAGCGATTCCAACACAATCTCGGCGGATATTACACTCGCGACTTCGCCTCCGGTGACGCCACCCGTTACGCCCCCGGTGACGCCTCCTGTCACACCCCCGGTGACGCCTCCTGTCACACCCCCGGTGACGCCTCCTGTCACACCACCGGTGACGCCGCCCGTCACGCCCCCGGTGACGCCGCCCGTCACGCCCCCGGTGACACCACCCGTTACACCCCCGGTGACGCCACCCGTTACACCGCCCGTGACGCCACCCGTTACACCGCCGGTAACTCCTCCTATTGTGCCTCCGGTGTCGCCACCCGTATCACCGCCCGTGTCTCCACCGGTGACACCGCCCGTGACGCCTCCTGTTGTGCCTCCGGTTTCGCCACCCGTAACGGTCTCGCCTCCGGTCTCACCCCCTGTATCTCCGCCGGTCTCACCCCCTGTATCTCCGCCAGTCTCGCCCCCTGTATCTCCGCCAGTCTCGCCCCCGGTTTCACCCCCTGTATCTCCGCCGGTCTCACCCCCGGCGTCCCCACCCGCATCGCCTCCGGTGTCCCCGCCGATTACGGCGCCATCGACATCCGCGGCGGACAAATTGTCGAACATCCTCGTCCTATCCGGAACAGCCGACGGTTCGGCGCACACTTACCAATTCGGCGTGACGAGTTCGGGTGTGTCCGCGACACCGTTGAGTACGTTCACCCCGTTCCCGGGTTACACGGGCGCGGTGCGGTCGGTCGTCGGCGACTTCAACGGCGACGGGGTCGAAGACACCGCCTACGTCGTCGGGCCGGGTGGCGGGTCGCTCGTCCGCGTGATCGACGGCGCGACCGGGAAGGATCTGCTCACGGCCGGCACAGTCTCGACCTACGAAGCCGGCTTCACGGGCGGCCTCTTCGCCGCGGCAGCAGACTTCTCCGGGACCGGGCGGGACGACCTGATCGTCAGCCCGGACGACGGCGGCGGCGGCCGGATCCAGGTTTTCTCGATCGCAAACGGCATTCTGACCCAGGTCGCGAACTTCTTTGGCATCAACGACACGAACTTCCGCGGCGGCGCCCGGGTCGCGACAGGCGACATTAACGACGACGGCGTTCCGGACCTGGTCGTGACGGCCGGGACCGGCGGTGGCCCGCGGGTGGCCGTGTTCGACGGGAAGTCGATCGCGTCGGGTTCGTCTAACCCGAACCGGCTCGTGCCCGACTTCTTTGCCTTCAACGGCGCGGACACGGGCAACCTGCGAGACGGAGCTTACGTCGCCGTCGGCGACGTCAACGGCGACGGGTACGCGGACCTGGTGTTCGGGGCCGGTCCCGGCGGCGGCCCCCGGGTGTTCATTCTCGACGGCAAGACGCTTATGACCGAAGGCTCGGCGGCAGCCGCGGCCGACCCGATCGCGAACTTCTTCACGTCGGGAGACGCCAGCGACCGGGGCGGGGTGCGGGTGGCGACCAAGGAGGCGACCGGGGGCACGGCGGCCGACCTCGTCGTCGGAAGCGGGGAAGGGATGCCGAGCCAGGTCTGGGTCTACTCCCACACCACGTTGACCAGTGCGATCGCGGGCGTGCCACCGGTCAGTTACGGCTTCGATCCGTTCGGCAGCCAGTCCCTCGCCGACGGGATCTACGTCGGGTAA
- a CDS encoding histidine kinase — protein sequence MLACGHAADAAASTDEALILLSKGAYDVALVDLEMPGRNGLDLLDAMRASGADVVSILLTGTTNIVAAVDGMKRGAFDYLPKPAEPEALRWTVARSIGVARARRRERALERVVADWASTFDACPDLLLVIDADDHVLQANLAVARRTGTPAGEAAGRRVGEVLPGGLGAAVAGCVRRLQTRGDATPVKYFDPDTGGRLIISVNPIRAADGPSPGVVVVVRDMTELALAEEVQARLYRELLTAQEDERGRIARELHDGIGQEVVSLALGLSAAAEAAPPGEDRDRLEKLRQGAAETLEEIRRMAQGLRPMVLDDLGLVAALERLTDGFTRLHGVRAEVVVAAPPSDRLPREVESAVYRIVQEAMANVAKHARARTADVTLEVADRCVRVSVTDDGDGFAIPDRPRLHAGLGLSDMRERAVMLGGTFRVDSSPGRGTTIDIMIPLREDSP from the coding sequence ATGCTCGCGTGCGGTCACGCGGCCGACGCCGCCGCGAGTACCGACGAAGCACTCATCCTTCTGTCAAAGGGCGCGTACGACGTGGCCCTCGTCGACCTCGAAATGCCGGGGCGGAACGGCCTCGATTTGCTCGACGCGATGCGGGCGTCGGGGGCGGACGTGGTCTCGATCCTGTTGACCGGGACGACGAACATTGTGGCGGCCGTCGACGGGATGAAGCGCGGGGCGTTCGACTACCTGCCCAAGCCGGCCGAGCCCGAGGCCCTGCGGTGGACGGTCGCCCGGTCGATCGGGGTGGCCCGAGCCCGCCGGCGGGAGCGGGCCCTCGAGCGGGTCGTGGCCGACTGGGCGTCTACCTTCGACGCCTGCCCGGACCTGCTGCTCGTCATCGACGCGGACGATCACGTCCTCCAGGCGAACCTGGCCGTCGCCAGGCGGACCGGAACCCCAGCCGGAGAAGCGGCCGGGCGTCGGGTCGGTGAGGTGTTACCCGGCGGACTCGGGGCCGCCGTGGCCGGGTGCGTGCGCCGCTTGCAGACCCGGGGGGACGCCACCCCGGTCAAATATTTTGACCCGGACACGGGCGGGCGGCTGATCATCAGCGTCAACCCGATTCGGGCCGCGGACGGCCCGTCCCCGGGCGTCGTCGTGGTCGTCCGCGACATGACCGAACTCGCCCTGGCCGAGGAAGTCCAGGCCCGCTTGTACCGCGAGCTGCTCACGGCCCAGGAAGACGAGCGGGGGCGGATCGCCCGCGAGTTGCACGACGGGATCGGTCAGGAAGTCGTCTCGCTCGCGCTCGGGCTCAGCGCGGCCGCCGAGGCCGCCCCGCCCGGGGAAGACCGGGACCGACTGGAAAAACTGCGGCAGGGCGCGGCCGAGACGCTGGAAGAGATCCGCCGGATGGCTCAAGGGCTCCGCCCGATGGTGCTGGACGACCTCGGCCTGGTGGCCGCGCTCGAACGGCTGACCGACGGGTTCACCCGCCTCCACGGGGTGCGGGCCGAGGTCGTGGTGGCGGCCCCGCCGAGCGACCGGCTCCCGCGGGAGGTCGAATCGGCCGTCTACCGGATCGTTCAGGAGGCGATGGCGAACGTCGCGAAGCACGCCCGGGCCCGGACCGCGGACGTGACGCTGGAAGTCGCCGACCGGTGCGTCCGCGTGTCCGTGACGGACGACGGGGACGGGTTCGCCATCCCCGACCGCCCGCGGTTGCACGCGGGCCTCGGGTTGTCGGACATGCGCGAGCGGGCCGTCATGCTGGGCGGAACCTTCCGGGTCGATTCGTCCCCCGGCCGGGGGACGACGATCGACATCATGATCCCGCTCCGGGAGGACTCGCCGTGA
- a CDS encoding response regulator, with product MLVVSRKPNEKLVFPGIDTVVRVVSVKSNVVRLGIDAPPDVAVYREELLTRIAASESAANEPHEPPAGSREFRHRLRNRLNAAAIGLALLERQQRAGMTEAAEATLARVNEEFSTLQGYVERMADPPAPVRKTAKVRRALLVEDDRNERELLAGFLRVAGIDVASVGDGSEALDYLHTHDRPDAVLLDMGLPRCDGPTTVRALRHSPAHAGLKIFAVSGYPPEHFGLDHGPTGIDRWFQKPLDPERLLVELDRELNIHA from the coding sequence ATGCTCGTCGTGTCACGTAAACCGAATGAAAAACTGGTTTTTCCAGGGATCGACACCGTCGTCCGGGTGGTGTCCGTGAAATCCAACGTCGTGCGGCTCGGCATCGATGCCCCGCCCGATGTCGCCGTCTACCGGGAAGAACTCCTGACCCGGATCGCGGCGTCAGAGTCGGCGGCGAATGAGCCGCACGAACCGCCCGCGGGCAGTCGCGAATTCCGGCACCGCTTGCGGAATCGCTTGAACGCGGCCGCCATTGGCCTCGCCCTTCTGGAACGCCAGCAGCGGGCCGGCATGACCGAGGCCGCCGAGGCGACGCTCGCCCGGGTCAACGAGGAGTTCTCGACCCTTCAGGGCTACGTCGAGCGCATGGCCGACCCGCCTGCACCGGTCCGCAAGACGGCCAAGGTTCGCCGGGCCTTGCTCGTGGAAGACGACCGGAATGAACGTGAGTTGTTGGCCGGCTTTCTCCGCGTGGCGGGGATCGACGTGGCCTCCGTTGGCGACGGGTCCGAGGCGCTCGACTATTTGCACACCCACGACCGGCCGGACGCGGTTCTCCTCGACATGGGCCTCCCGCGCTGCGACGGACCGACGACGGTCCGCGCCCTGCGCCACAGTCCGGCCCACGCCGGGCTCAAGATTTTTGCCGTCAGTGGCTACCCGCCCGAACACTTCGGCCTCGACCACGGCCCGACCGGGATCGACCGCTGGTTTCAGAAGCCGCTCGACCCCGAGCGACTCCTGGTCGAACTGGACCGCGAATTGAACATTCACGCCTGA
- a CDS encoding response regulator transcription factor, which produces MNRTRVVVADDHAVLREGLRILINSQPDMLVVAEAGTGPDAVERIRETSARVLCLDLSMPGWGATTTIERVHAVSPRTRVLVLTMHDDPAYVRTAITAGASGYILKTTPTATLLSAIRGVAAGNRVIDAPLSAILDEAPPVAPGGQAVLSRREREVLELLTRGHTHQEIADRLFVSVKTVETYRARVREKTGLKTRADFVRYGLDAGMLMPPDGAAPPEVEG; this is translated from the coding sequence GTGAATCGGACGCGCGTCGTGGTGGCCGACGACCACGCGGTCTTGCGGGAAGGCCTGCGGATCTTGATTAATTCGCAACCGGACATGCTCGTGGTGGCGGAGGCCGGGACCGGCCCGGACGCGGTCGAGCGCATCCGCGAGACGAGCGCCCGGGTGCTGTGCCTCGACCTGTCCATGCCCGGTTGGGGGGCGACGACCACGATCGAGCGCGTCCACGCCGTCTCGCCGCGGACGCGGGTTCTGGTCCTGACCATGCACGACGACCCGGCCTACGTGCGGACGGCGATCACGGCCGGGGCCAGCGGGTACATTCTCAAGACGACGCCCACCGCCACCCTGCTGAGCGCGATCCGGGGCGTCGCCGCGGGGAACCGCGTGATCGACGCCCCGCTGAGCGCGATCCTCGACGAAGCCCCCCCCGTGGCCCCGGGCGGGCAAGCCGTCCTGAGCCGGCGGGAGCGGGAGGTGCTGGAACTCCTGACCCGCGGGCACACCCACCAGGAGATCGCGGACCGGTTGTTCGTCAGCGTCAAAACGGTCGAAACGTACCGGGCCAGGGTCCGCGAAAAGACCGGCCTCAAAACCCGCGCCGACTTCGTCCGGTACGGGTTGGACGCCGGCATGCTGATGCCGCCGGACGGGGCTGCTCCGCCCGAGGTCGAAGGGTAA
- a CDS encoding PAS domain S-box protein, which produces MMTAVKGDYVTITGPPPRILLVGTEQTAAAGVRARLEGAGYRVTGVAAPGALAVELVTDNRPDLVVIDVRPGRETDGVEAARVIRERLAIPVVYLTAPETLEAILGIEAVEPHQFLLKPVSDRELRLVVDATLFRHRVQEQHLRQKRLLAAVLEGTGDAVVATDREGRVTFLNSAAEALTRWTADDARGRAVADVVVVANEWDDRPVTSPLDRAMAEKHVVPLGEPAVLIARDQSPVPIDVLASPILDSDGDVLGGVLVLRDATSKRATAKALSNFAAIVASTQDAIIGHTMDGVVTSWNPAAERLYGYTAAEMIGRPIFVLATPEDEGEMRAMFARLSRGEVVPPYEKSRRRKDGSLVEVSVSISVVRDQDGRVTGFAAIVRDITQFRQLEEQYRHAQKMEAVGRLAGGIAHDFNNLLTVIGGYSNLLLEDLPHDNQYRPAIEEIREAGERATNLTRQLLAFSRKQVLQPAVLDLNDVVTQTGRMLQRLIGEDISISLILDPAAGCVKADPGQLEQVLMNLAVNARDAMPQGGRLTIETVAVETGRHGSSSPPGAPRGRCVRLAVTDNGSGMTDEVKNRIFEPFFTTKGIGKGTGLGLAMVFGFVTQSGGHICTSSTIGSGTTFTILLPVVDEMSSPPRPGDAHLTPRAQTGETILLVEDDGHVRSLVRDVLQMQGYVVIEAADGAEAVRAAEAHSGPIRLLVADVVMPEMRGQQLADVLRNRYPGLKVLYVSGYLDDGGHGSVVSGTENFLQKPFTPLGIAQKVRSVLDCPP; this is translated from the coding sequence ATGATGACCGCGGTTAAAGGCGATTATGTAACGATCACAGGACCGCCGCCCCGCATTTTGCTTGTGGGAACCGAACAGACTGCGGCCGCCGGGGTGCGAGCCCGACTCGAAGGCGCCGGATATCGCGTGACAGGAGTCGCGGCGCCCGGCGCCTTAGCCGTCGAACTCGTGACCGACAACCGGCCCGATTTGGTGGTCATCGACGTTCGCCCCGGAAGAGAAACGGACGGGGTCGAAGCGGCCCGCGTCATCCGCGAGCGGCTGGCGATTCCCGTCGTGTACCTCACGGCCCCGGAAACTTTGGAAGCGATCCTCGGGATCGAGGCCGTCGAGCCGCACCAGTTCCTTTTGAAGCCGGTATCCGACCGCGAACTGCGGCTCGTCGTGGACGCGACCCTATTCCGTCACCGCGTCCAGGAACAACACCTGCGACAAAAGCGGTTGCTCGCGGCCGTTCTTGAGGGTACCGGTGACGCCGTCGTGGCGACCGACCGCGAGGGCCGGGTCACGTTTCTGAACTCGGCCGCCGAAGCCCTCACCCGGTGGACCGCGGACGACGCCCGGGGCCGCGCGGTCGCGGACGTGGTCGTGGTCGCGAACGAGTGGGACGACCGGCCGGTCACCTCCCCGCTGGACCGGGCCATGGCCGAAAAGCACGTCGTGCCGCTCGGCGAACCGGCGGTGCTGATCGCCCGCGACCAGTCCCCGGTCCCGATCGACGTGTTGGCCTCGCCCATTTTGGACTCCGACGGGGACGTCCTCGGGGGCGTCCTCGTCTTGCGGGACGCGACGAGCAAGCGGGCGACCGCGAAAGCCCTGTCGAACTTCGCGGCGATCGTCGCTTCGACCCAGGACGCCATCATCGGGCACACGATGGACGGCGTCGTCACGAGTTGGAACCCGGCCGCCGAGCGGCTGTACGGGTACACGGCGGCCGAAATGATCGGGCGGCCGATTTTCGTCCTGGCGACGCCCGAAGACGAAGGCGAGATGCGGGCCATGTTCGCCCGCCTCTCGCGCGGCGAGGTCGTCCCGCCTTACGAGAAATCGCGCCGGCGCAAAGACGGCAGCCTGGTCGAAGTCAGTGTGTCCATTTCGGTCGTCCGGGACCAGGACGGGCGTGTGACCGGGTTCGCGGCGATCGTCCGCGACATCACGCAGTTCCGGCAACTCGAAGAACAGTACCGTCACGCCCAAAAGATGGAAGCGGTCGGACGTCTGGCCGGCGGCATCGCCCACGATTTCAACAACCTCCTGACCGTCATCGGCGGGTACAGTAACCTGCTGCTCGAAGACCTGCCGCACGACAACCAGTACCGGCCGGCGATCGAGGAAATCCGGGAAGCCGGCGAGCGGGCCACCAATCTCACCCGCCAGTTGCTCGCGTTCAGCCGCAAACAGGTTCTCCAACCGGCCGTCCTCGATCTCAACGACGTGGTCACCCAAACCGGGCGGATGCTCCAGCGGTTGATCGGGGAAGACATCTCCATCTCCCTCATACTCGACCCGGCCGCCGGGTGCGTGAAGGCGGACCCAGGGCAGCTGGAACAGGTGCTGATGAACCTGGCGGTGAACGCCCGCGACGCCATGCCCCAGGGCGGGCGGCTGACGATCGAGACGGTCGCCGTCGAGACCGGCCGGCACGGGTCCAGTTCGCCCCCCGGCGCCCCGCGGGGTCGCTGCGTTCGCCTGGCCGTCACGGACAACGGGTCCGGGATGACGGACGAAGTGAAAAATCGGATCTTCGAGCCGTTCTTCACCACGAAAGGGATCGGCAAGGGGACCGGGCTCGGGCTCGCGATGGTCTTCGGGTTCGTCACGCAGAGCGGCGGACACATCTGCACGTCCAGCACGATCGGGTCCGGCACGACCTTCACGATCCTGCTCCCGGTGGTCGACGAAATGAGTTCGCCACCCCGCCCGGGGGACGCCCACCTGACGCCGCGGGCGCAGACCGGGGAAACCATCCTCCTCGTCGAGGACGACGGCCACGTCCGCTCGCTGGTGCGGGACGTCCTGCAAATGCAGGGGTACGTCGTGATCGAGGCGGCCGACGGAGCGGAGGCGGTCCGGGCCGCGGAAGCCCACTCGGGGCCGATCCGCCTGCTCGTCGCGGACGTCGTCATGCCGGAGATGCGCGGGCAACAACTGGCGGACGTGTTGCGGAACCGGTATCCGGGTCTTAAAGTCTTGTACGTCAGCGGGTATCTCGACGACGGCGGACACGGTTCCGTCGTTTCGGGGACGGAGAACTTCTTGCAAAAGCCGTTCACACCCCTCGGGATCGCCCAAAAAGTTCGGAGCGTGCTAGACTGCCCCCCATGA
- a CDS encoding dihydrodipicolinate synthase family protein, with the protein MLLYGIIPPVVTPLSADESLDLDGLRAHIDFLLGKGVHGIFPVKTPRK; encoded by the coding sequence ATGTTACTATACGGTATCATCCCGCCAGTCGTCACGCCGTTGAGCGCCGACGAGTCGCTTGACCTGGACGGCCTGCGCGCCCACATCGATTTCTTGCTCGGCAAAGGTGTCCACGGTATCTTCCCTGTGAAGACGCCCAGAAAATAG